One Proteinivorax tanatarense DNA segment encodes these proteins:
- a CDS encoding Flp family type IVb pilin, which yields MKWFLNEESGQGMVEYGLILVLVSVVAIVALTAVGDSLKGIFEDIGNTLTGSN from the coding sequence ATGAAATGGTTTTTGAATGAAGAAAGTGGACAAGGCATGGTAGAGTATGGTCTTATTTTAGTGCTGGTGTCTGTTGTAGCAATTGTAGCATTAACTGCAGTAGGTGACAGTTTGAAGGGAATTTTTGAAGATATCGGCAATACTTTAACTGGAAGTAACTAG
- a CDS encoding alanine/glycine:cation symporter family protein, producing MVSFLENVIALGNTILWSYVLIFLLIGAGTYFTIKSNFVQFRFFKEMFRLIKQPSDKEKGVSPFQAFCISTASKVGTGNLAGVALAISVGGPGAVFWMWLIALVGAASSFIENTLAQVYKIKDKSGYRGGPAYYMDKALGKRWMGVLFSVLITVCFGLVFNSVQSNTISFAFEEAFGLNRSVVGLGVLLVTATVIFGGVKRIAKVSAIIVPIMASAYIIIALFILITNITMLPEMFSLIIGDAFGFKPVLGGGAAAALMQGIRRGLFSNEAGMGSAPNAAATAVVSHPVKQGLIQTLGVFTDTIFICSATAFIILLSGEYVNDGLSGIQLTQAALSFHVGSWGNTFIAISILLFSFSSIIGNYYYGETNIEFLKGSKMLVLCYRVAVLFMVFFGSLTGLDLVWSMADLFMGSMALINLIAIIMLSNIAFKVLNDYIQQRKEGKDPIFYSKNVKGLENVECWEE from the coding sequence ATGGTTAGTTTTTTAGAAAATGTTATTGCACTTGGAAATACAATTTTATGGTCATATGTTTTAATATTTTTATTAATAGGTGCTGGAACATACTTTACTATAAAGTCCAATTTTGTACAATTTAGGTTTTTTAAAGAGATGTTTAGGCTGATTAAACAACCTTCGGATAAGGAAAAAGGAGTTTCGCCCTTTCAAGCGTTTTGTATCAGCACCGCTTCCAAAGTTGGAACTGGTAATTTGGCAGGAGTAGCATTGGCTATTTCGGTTGGTGGGCCTGGAGCAGTTTTTTGGATGTGGCTAATAGCTTTGGTTGGTGCTGCATCAAGTTTTATTGAAAATACACTAGCCCAGGTTTATAAGATTAAAGACAAAAGTGGGTATAGAGGTGGACCAGCATATTACATGGATAAAGCTTTAGGAAAAAGGTGGATGGGGGTTCTATTTTCTGTTTTAATAACTGTTTGCTTTGGTTTAGTATTTAACTCTGTACAATCAAATACGATCTCTTTTGCTTTTGAAGAAGCTTTTGGGTTAAATAGAAGTGTAGTGGGGTTAGGAGTTTTACTTGTTACAGCTACAGTAATTTTTGGTGGAGTAAAAAGAATAGCAAAGGTATCTGCAATTATTGTTCCCATAATGGCCAGTGCTTATATAATTATTGCATTATTTATTCTTATAACTAATATTACTATGCTTCCAGAAATGTTTTCACTTATAATAGGTGATGCATTTGGATTTAAACCTGTATTAGGAGGAGGAGCGGCTGCTGCTTTGATGCAAGGTATTAGAAGAGGTCTTTTTTCAAATGAAGCAGGAATGGGGAGTGCTCCAAATGCCGCTGCGACAGCAGTAGTTTCCCACCCTGTTAAACAAGGTTTAATTCAAACTCTAGGTGTTTTTACTGATACTATTTTTATATGTAGTGCAACAGCATTTATAATTCTATTATCTGGAGAGTATGTTAACGATGGTTTAAGTGGGATACAGCTTACTCAAGCAGCTTTAAGTTTTCATGTAGGTTCATGGGGCAATACGTTCATTGCAATAAGCATTTTGCTTTTTTCATTTAGTTCAATTATAGGGAATTATTATTATGGTGAAACAAATATTGAGTTTTTAAAAGGAAGCAAAATGTTAGTTTTGTGCTATAGAGTAGCAGTTCTATTTATGGTGTTTTTTGGCTCATTAACAGGTTTAGACTTGGTTTGGAGTATGGCAGATTTATTTATGGGGTCAATGGCTTTAATAAACCTTATAGCAATAATTATGCTTAGTAACATTGCGTTTAAGGTTTTGAATGACTATATTCAACAAAGAAAAGAAGGAAAAGACCCGATTTTTTACTCAAAAAATGTAAAAGGGTTAGAGAATGTGGAATGCTGGGAAGAATAG
- a CDS encoding prepilin peptidase, which yields MQNVMVFVTAVLGFVLGFYISSAVKKIILWKQGKNNKTYTLYRSEKNSDKWINAILLSIGFLLAFSFLDLYAAILTAVMSALALFGVRTDERIRIIPNELVLLLLITGLLNQLIINGFKGVGAGILALAIVTMIFFISARLTKLMSGSLGVGAGDIKLVMALSLMVGLDKIVLFVVGIAAFLLVYILYGLFTYKIKVGSRFPMCTQIMGGFMIVMYQPVLIEIVNFIS from the coding sequence ATGCAGAATGTGATGGTGTTTGTAACTGCTGTATTAGGTTTTGTACTTGGTTTCTATATTTCTAGTGCCGTCAAAAAAATAATCTTGTGGAAGCAAGGGAAAAATAATAAAACTTATACTTTATATCGTAGCGAAAAGAATAGTGATAAATGGATAAACGCTATACTTTTATCAATAGGTTTTTTGCTGGCATTTAGTTTTTTAGATTTATATGCAGCTATCTTAACAGCTGTCATGTCAGCTCTAGCTTTATTTGGAGTAAGAACTGATGAAAGAATAAGGATTATTCCCAATGAGTTGGTTTTACTTTTATTAATTACAGGATTGCTTAATCAATTAATAATCAATGGTTTTAAAGGGGTTGGAGCAGGAATTCTAGCACTAGCCATTGTAACCATGATATTTTTCATTTCAGCTAGATTGACTAAGTTAATGTCAGGTTCTTTAGGGGTTGGTGCTGGAGATATAAAATTAGTTATGGCTTTATCTTTAATGGTTGGTTTAGATAAAATAGTTCTTTTTGTTGTGGGAATTGCTGCATTTTTACTAGTTTATATTTTGTATGGACTATTTACTTATAAAATAAAAGTTGGGAGTAGATTTCCAATGTGTACTCAAATAATGGGTGGATTTATGATAGTAATGTACCAACCAGTATTGATAGAAATTGTGAATTTTATATCATAA
- a CDS encoding TadE/TadG family type IV pilus assembly protein produces MQKEIKGLLKKENGYSFVEFALVLPLVLIMLGLIFDMGRAVHVKMELQHVAGEVQKVITLYEEEGVTGGIRAHSEHNNLDELVLQIINEGTNLNSDNLNVSIEESETKERWFIGHHYNQRTRRFDRINNRNDVKYVTVTADYEMPFGMFITKTILGDSIQLSESFTGLMYCGGDGWD; encoded by the coding sequence ATGCAAAAAGAAATAAAAGGGTTATTAAAAAAAGAAAATGGATACAGTTTTGTTGAGTTTGCTTTAGTTCTACCTTTGGTTCTGATTATGCTCGGGCTTATCTTTGATATGGGAAGAGCGGTTCATGTAAAGATGGAACTGCAGCATGTGGCCGGAGAAGTACAAAAAGTCATAACTCTATATGAAGAAGAGGGTGTGACAGGTGGGATAAGAGCACATTCTGAACACAATAATCTTGATGAACTTGTATTGCAAATTATAAATGAAGGAACTAATTTAAATTCTGATAATTTAAATGTCAGTATAGAAGAAAGTGAGACTAAAGAAAGATGGTTTATAGGGCATCATTACAACCAGAGAACTAGAAGATTTGATCGAATAAATAACAGAAACGATGTCAAATATGTAACTGTTACTGCTGATTACGAAATGCCCTTTGGGATGTTTATAACTAAAACTATATTAGGAGATAGTATTCAACTTTCTGAATCCTTTACAGGACTTATGTATTGTGGGGGAGACGGTTGGGATTAG
- a CDS encoding dicarboxylate/amino acid:cation symporter, with amino-acid sequence MKRLGLLPKLILGIILGIIIGSTQIEILTRILVTFGGIFGNFLGYIIPLLIIGFIAPGIAELGEKAGKLLVITATIAYISALVAGIIAYFTGSTILPTIIADGGGTVQEGVEAQPYFEIVIPQIMGVMSALVTAFMLGLGMAAIKSKTMLSFMQEFQCIIKKVIENIIIPFLPIYIASIFANMAYAGEVRQTLSTFGRVFVLILIVHIAFIILQHTVSALLTRKNPFNAIKSILPAYITAIGTQSSAATIPVTVKSTKNIGVSDKVAEFAVPLCATIHLSGSTITLTMCAIAVLILEGAVISFGQIMPFIAMLGVTMVAAPGVPGGAIMAALGLLETMLGFTESQLALMMALYIAQDSFGTAANVAGDGAIAQIVDKYK; translated from the coding sequence TTGAAAAGATTAGGATTATTGCCAAAGCTTATTCTTGGTATTATTTTAGGTATTATCATTGGAAGTACACAGATAGAAATATTAACTAGGATATTAGTAACATTTGGAGGTATCTTTGGGAATTTTTTAGGTTATATCATTCCACTTCTTATCATTGGTTTTATTGCACCAGGTATTGCTGAACTAGGAGAAAAAGCTGGAAAGCTGCTTGTAATAACAGCAACCATTGCATATATATCTGCTCTTGTCGCCGGTATAATTGCCTATTTTACAGGTTCAACAATATTACCAACCATAATCGCAGATGGAGGTGGAACGGTACAAGAAGGTGTAGAAGCTCAGCCATATTTTGAAATAGTCATTCCACAAATTATGGGAGTAATGTCAGCATTAGTTACAGCCTTTATGCTCGGATTAGGTATGGCTGCAATTAAAAGTAAAACTATGTTAAGCTTTATGCAAGAGTTTCAGTGCATAATTAAAAAAGTAATAGAAAATATTATAATTCCATTTTTACCAATTTATATAGCTAGTATATTTGCAAACATGGCTTATGCTGGCGAAGTAAGACAAACATTATCTACTTTTGGAAGAGTTTTTGTATTAATACTAATTGTCCATATAGCTTTTATAATATTACAACATACAGTTTCAGCCCTTCTGACTAGAAAAAACCCTTTTAACGCTATTAAAAGCATTTTACCAGCATATATAACTGCTATAGGAACTCAGTCTTCCGCTGCTACTATTCCAGTTACTGTTAAAAGCACAAAAAATATTGGAGTATCTGACAAAGTAGCAGAGTTTGCAGTTCCATTATGTGCAACTATTCATTTATCCGGAAGTACAATTACCCTTACAATGTGTGCTATCGCTGTGCTAATTTTGGAAGGGGCCGTTATTAGCTTTGGACAGATTATGCCTTTTATAGCTATGTTAGGTGTAACTATGGTTGCTGCACCTGGAGTTCCAGGAGGCGCTATTATGGCAGCTTTAGGACTATTAGAAACAATGCTTGGGTTTACAGAAAGCCAGTTAGCATTAATGATGGCTTTGTATATTGCTCAAGATAGCTTTGGAACAGCAGCAAATGTTGCAGGGGATGGGGCTATAGCTCAAATAGTCGATAAATATAAGTAA
- a CDS encoding Flp family type IVb pilin, whose product MKYNNESNYYLALPATILNEESGQGMVEYGLILALVVLVTVGALELLGNNLIKPMYDKVKDIIPT is encoded by the coding sequence ATGAAATATAATAATGAAAGTAACTATTATTTAGCTTTACCTGCGACGATATTGAATGAAGAAAGTGGGCAAGGGATGGTTGAATATGGGTTAATATTAGCTTTGGTTGTTTTAGTTACCGTAGGTGCATTAGAACTTTTAGGTAACAACTTGATTAAACCTATGTACGATAAAGTTAAAGATATTATACCGACATGA